The DNA window ATATGCGGGTCAGGAGATTATTCATTTACTAAAATTACGGATAACGAACGACAGATAACAAATAAAAAACTATCAGCCTCTCGCCTTAGCTAGGCAGATAAGGGTTTGGAGACAATGTGGGCGTCCGGGTTTATCCCGGACGTTATTCTCGTCCCGCATAAATGCGGGACGCTACAATATCTGTCATCATATTTTGCCAAAGCGCCTCTGCCTGTTCTGGTAAATCCAGATCGCCTGGTAGAAATCGTCGACTGAAAAATCCGGCCATAAGACCGGTGTCACGTAAAGCTCAGTGTAGGAGGTCTGCCAGAGCATAAAATTCGAGATGCGCATCTCACCTGAAGTGCGAATCAACAGGTCTGGATCCGGTAGCCTTTTGGTGTAAAGATAGGAGGAGAAAAGCCCTTCATCCAGGTCTTCCGGTTTTATGACGCCTGAACATACATCCTCAGAGATTTTCTTCACCGCATCCAAGATCTCGCTTCTTCCGGAATAATTTAAAGCTAAATTTAAGATCAGCCCGGTATTGTCCTTGGTTCTTTGAATCGCTTTTTTTAGAATCTCTTTTCTGGTGGAGGAAAGCTCCTCAATGTTGCCGGTTGTGATCAGCTTGACGTTATTTTTCTCCAACTCAGTTAATTCCTTTTTTGTAGTCTGGTAAAGCAGATTCATAATCGCGGAGACCTCCTCCCTGGGTCTCTGCCAGTTCTCAGTCGAGAAAGTGAAAAGGGTGAGGATGGAGATTTTCAACCCGGATGCGGCTTCAACTATCCTTTTTACGGTTTTGACGCCAGCCCGGTGCCCGGCTATGCGAGGCAATCCCCTTTTCCTTGCCCATCTCCCATTCCCATCCATTATAATAGCGATATGCCTGGGCAGGTTTCCTTTTTTTATGATTCTACTCTTTAAATCTTCTTCTGACAATTATGGTTATCCCTTTCCATCTCTAAAACAATCAAGAAAGTCGGGCGAACACATGGTTCGACGATTC is part of the Candidatus Zixiibacteriota bacterium genome and encodes:
- a CDS encoding isoprenyl transferase; translated protein: MDGNGRWARKRGLPRIAGHRAGVKTVKRIVEAASGLKISILTLFTFSTENWQRPREEVSAIMNLLYQTTKKELTELEKNNVKLITTGNIEELSSTRKEILKKAIQRTKDNTGLILNLALNYSGRSEILDAVKKISEDVCSGVIKPEDLDEGLFSSYLYTKRLPDPDLLIRTSGEMRISNFMLWQTSYTELYVTPVLWPDFSVDDFYQAIWIYQNRQRRFGKI